In a single window of the Labrus mixtus chromosome 20, fLabMix1.1, whole genome shotgun sequence genome:
- the LOC132954024 gene encoding tripartite motif-containing protein 16-like, translating into MATLSSTNEETLKEGQHSADVEKEPRDPTIEVSETLQPQDVLCDSCMDSPSKAFKSCLTCLVSYCEAHLRPHLENAKFQNHRLVDPLHDIDCRTCEVHHLPVERFCLTDGCCVCPDCETQEHQGHTAASVGEARTQIEAELQKKQEQITQGAEAAEKAIEKLQSNNDLIKSSVQEVCVTVEEQFKKLQTTVDEARKGAVEVLDGEKRKALKQAEGIQAHLEQRRTELMKTVAQMNKLSKCKSDVDFLQEYSEWKKGEADVCLPTTYINRMDHLTTYTQVVTDVTQEFCDLILSSYKEKLNLVWKSCAKSQMPEPPASSLPDPETRDDFLKYTRSLTFDPDTTHNFLRVKEDNRKLSNSSPWQHSYPDHPSRFEYWRQAMTVESLYLGRHYIEAELSGEGAHLGVTYKSIDRKGEQSTSCITGNYFSWCVGRNSRGFFAWHDGVETGLEVSNITKVGVYIDFPKGTVSFYDVTGPMRLLHKCVANFIEPLYVITWLSKKDNVVSLLDAK; encoded by the exons ATGGCGACTCTCAGCAGTACTAATGAGGAGACTTTGAAGGAGGGTCAGCACAGTGCAGATGTAGAGAAGGAACCGAGGGATCCTACCATCGAAGTGTCTGAGACCCTGCAACCCCAAGATGTGCTGTGTGACTCCTGCATGGACAGCCCCAGCAAGGCCTTCAAATCCTGCCTGACATGTCTGGTGTCTTACTGCGAGGCACACCTGAGGCCACATCTGGAGAACGCCAAATTTCAAAACCATCGTCTGGTTGACCCCCTCCACGACATCGACTGCAGGACATGCGAGGTTCATCATCTTCCGGTCGAGCGCTTTTGTCTGACGGacggctgctgtgtgtgtccaGATTGCGAGACACAGGAGCATCAGGGTCACACGGCTGCATCTGTAGGGGAGGCACGCACGCAGATTGAG GCGGAGCTGCAGAAGAAGCAAGAACAGATCACTCAGGGTGCTGAAGCAGCTGAGAAAGCCATTGAAAAGCTGCAAAGCAACAACGACCTGATCAAA TCTTCAGTGCAGGAGGTTTGTGTTACTGTTGAGGAGCAGTTCAAAAAGCTGCAGACGACCGTGGATGAGGCCAGAAAGGGGGCGGTGGAGGTGCTGGACGGAGAGAAGAGAAAGGCACTCAAGCAGGCGGAGGGCATCCAGGCACATCTggagcagaggagaacagagctGATGAAAACTGTTGCTCAAATGAACAAACTGTCCAAGTGCAAGTCTGATGTTGACTTCCTGCAG GAGTACTCGGAGTGGAAGAAAGGAGAGGCAGATGTATGTCTTCCAACGACATACATCAACCGCATGGACCATTTGACCACTTATACTCAAGTAGTGACTGATGTAACACAGGAGTTCTGTGACCTGATTCTGTCGTCCTACAAGGAAAAACTGAACCTGGTGTGGAAAAGTT GTGCTAAATCCCAGATGCCAGAACCTCCAGCTTCATCCCTGCCCGATCCTGAGACACGtgatgactttttaaaat ACACAAGGAGTTTGACCTTTGATCCAGACACCACTCATAACTTCCTTCGTGTAAAGGAAGACAACAGGAAGCTGTCCAACTCCAGCCCCTGGCAGCACAGCTACCCTGATCACCCTTCTCGCTTCGAGTACTGGCGACAGGCGATGACTGTGGAGAGTCTTTACCTGGGGAGGCACTACATCGAAGCAGAGCTGAGCGGGGAAGGCGCACACCTAGGGGTCACGTACAAGAGCATCGATCGTAAGGGAGAGCAAAGCACGAGCTGCATCACTGGGAATTACTTTTCCTGGTGTGTTGGAAGGAACAGCAGAGGTTTCTTCGCCTGGCATGATGGCGTGGAGACTGGCTTGGAAGTCTCTAATATCACCAAAGTTGGGGTATACATTGATTTTCCCAAAGGCACCGTGTCTTTCTATGATGTCACTGGTCCTATGAGGCTTCTCCACAAGTGCGTGGCTAACTTCATCGAGCCTTTATATGTCATCACCTGGCTGTCAAAAAAAGACAACGTGGTTTCTCTGCTTGATGCAAAATGA
- the amn gene encoding protein amnionless: MFKMLTTSHLLLLFCLVGAGSALYKQWIPDTNYENKTNWDKDAVPCGSDTVQFPAQRKVSVFVETTHAVREMRLPLDGEFILNSGAGFFVVSGEEPGCGAGVTMKFKDSEGLQWFNPALWQAAATLDDLQQGNVLFSVHEESVPCEYDDVVFKDYSSFRVDTSSSQSSIPVKSVFVLGMIFEMGSEFSQYLGTRSGRLQFHGSSAVTVGKPACGDPSGCDCGNSVNHKRICGTVTCDSLSCKTPLSPVGHCCKVCGAIVTIKFSADFDLQTYRQRIHHLFLMLPKYKSIQLGMSKVAKPQRLMGIVPFGTTPEIQVVILDGEKGTQAENLAWDIVKDARSHGSNLGITEAEFQASSGGSSDQSGSNAGVIVGAVIGVLILITLVGTLVVLVRKGFVQMPSMPSMPSMPSMPSMPSLPSLPSLSRFKRHSDIGDLGGTLDHGYDNPMFDRPNMMPDIPALYGNETNSSISMTQTGVHFVNPVYDDNETDFNA, translated from the coding sequence ATGTTCAAGATGCTGACAACATCGCACCTGCTCCTTCTCTTCTGTCTCGTCGGGGCAGGGAGTGCCCTGTACAAACAGTGGATTCCAGATACCAACTATGAGAATAAGACCAACTGGGACAAAGATGCTGTCCCATGTGGCAGTGACACAGTTCAGTTTCCAGCTCAGAGaaaagtgtctgtgtttgtggagaCGACACATGCTGTGCGGGAGATGAGGCTCCCATTGGATGGGGAGTTCATCCTGAATTCTGGAGCTGGATTTTTTGTTGTTAGCGGAGAAGAGCCAGGCTGTGGGGCGGGTGTCACGATGAAGTTCAAAGATTCAGAGGGTCTACAGTGGTTCAACCCAGCTCTGTGGCAGGCGGCGGCAACTCTGGACGACCTGCAGCAAGGAAACGTCTTGTTCTCAGTCCACGAGGAGAGCGTCCCATGCGAGTATGATGATGTGGTTTTCAAAGACTACTCCTCTTTCAGGGTAGACACCAGCTCTAGTCAGTCAAGCATTCCTGTCAAATCTGTTTTCGTGCTTGGGATGATCTTTGAAATGGGTTCAGAGTTCTCCCAATATCTGGGCACGCGCTCCGGGAGGCTGCAGTTTCACGGATCTTCTGCTGTTACTGTTGGAAAACCAGCTTGTGGGGATCCTTCCGGCTGTGACTGTGGAAATTCTGTAAACCATAAGCGGATCTGTGGCACTGTCACATGTGACTCTTTGAGTTGTAAGACGCCTCTTTCCCCTGTCGGACACTGCTGTAAAGTTTGTGGTGCTATTGTCACAATCAAGTTCTCCGCTGATTTCGACCTGCAGACCTACAGGCAACGGATCCATCACCTTTTTCTTATGCTGCCAAAATACAAATCCATCCAGCTGGGCATGTCTAAAGTCGCCAAACCACAGCGACTGATGGGGATTGTCCCTTTTGGTACCACCCCTGAGATCCAGGTAGTTATCCTGGATGGAGAGAAAGGAACACAGGCAGAAAATTTGGCCTGGGACATAGTGAAAGATGCTCGTTCTCATGGCTCTAACTTGGGAATCACTGAGGCTGAATTTCAAGCCTCCTCTGGGGGCAGCAGTGATCAGTCTGGAAGCAATGCTGGGGTTATTGTTGGAGCTGTGATTGGAGTTTTAATTTTGATCACCCTGGTTGGTACATTGGTAGTCCTTGTTCGTAAAGGTTTTGTTCAAATGCCATCAATGCCTTCGATGCCTTCGATGCCTTCAATGCCTTCGATGCCTTCACTGCCTTCACTGCCATCTCTGAGCAGATTTAAAAGACACAGTGACATTGGGGACCTTGGCGGGACTCTTGACCATGGCTATGACAATCCCATGTTTGACAGGCCTAACATGATGCCTGATATCCCTGCTCTGTATGGTAATGAAACCAATTCTTCAATCTCGATGACCCAGACAGGTGTGCACTTTGTGAATCCAGTTTATGATGATAATGAAACTGATTTTAATGCCTGA